A region of Streptomyces paludis DNA encodes the following proteins:
- a CDS encoding TetR/AcrR family transcriptional regulator translates to MSSQHQESGAESAGAAAGAAPSRALRADAERNRARLVEAARSVFAETGVDSPLENIAERAGVGIATLYRRFPTREELIAATYEAKMAEITDFTEEALHAPDAWTGLRDCIERFCAMQSENRGFSSAVIMALPVPAVVPPHRERLRTNLAALIERAQEEGSLRDDFVLEDITLLMMATGGILRVTREAAPHAWRRLLAYQLEAFRTPGSAGPADPLPTAPTAMQLRRAAEAHRARLRQSPPASSPVG, encoded by the coding sequence ATGAGTTCTCAGCACCAGGAGTCCGGCGCGGAATCCGCCGGAGCCGCTGCCGGAGCCGCCCCCTCGCGCGCCCTGCGGGCCGACGCGGAACGCAACCGGGCCCGGCTCGTCGAGGCCGCCCGGAGCGTCTTCGCGGAGACCGGTGTCGACAGCCCGCTGGAGAACATCGCCGAGCGCGCGGGCGTCGGTATCGCGACGCTCTACCGCCGCTTCCCGACGCGCGAGGAACTCATCGCCGCGACCTACGAGGCCAAGATGGCCGAGATCACCGACTTCACCGAAGAGGCGCTGCACGCGCCCGACGCCTGGACGGGCCTGCGCGACTGCATCGAGCGCTTCTGCGCGATGCAGTCCGAGAACCGCGGCTTCAGCAGTGCCGTCATCATGGCGCTGCCCGTCCCGGCGGTGGTGCCGCCCCACCGCGAGCGGCTACGGACGAACCTCGCGGCGCTCATCGAGCGCGCCCAGGAGGAGGGCAGCCTCCGCGACGACTTCGTCCTGGAGGACATCACGCTCCTCATGATGGCCACCGGCGGAATCCTGCGCGTCACCCGGGAGGCGGCGCCCCACGCGTGGCGCCGGCTGCTCGCGTACCAGCTGGAGGCGTTCCGTACGCCGGGGTCGGCCGGCCCGGCCGACCCCCTGCCCACCGCGCCCACCGCCATGCAGCTGCGCCGCGCCGCGGAGGCCCACCGGGCCCGCCTGCGGCAGTCACCCCCGGCGTCGTCCCCCGTGGGCTGA
- a CDS encoding CPBP family intramembrane glutamic endopeptidase produces MAGAGGRVTEGRGAVARRTLRSETLLVLALSLGASGVGALIRFIGALTAPQALNEQAARLNSSAAPGRPWLDLSLQLFYISTALVPVALVAHLLLREGSGIRDIGFDGRRPWPDLGRGTLVAAGIGSAGLAFYLVMQATGFNLTVQPESLPNVWWKFPVLILSAVQNSVLEEVIVVGYLLRRLGQLGWTPMAALVGSSVLRGSYHLYQGIGGFIGNMVMGVVFVLLYRRWGRVGPLVVAHTLLDIGAFVGYALLAGKVDWLPTL; encoded by the coding sequence GTGGCGGGGGCCGGCGGGCGGGTGACCGAGGGGCGGGGAGCCGTCGCGCGCCGGACCCTGCGGTCCGAGACCCTGCTCGTACTGGCGCTCTCGCTGGGAGCGAGCGGCGTCGGCGCGCTGATCAGATTCATCGGGGCGCTCACCGCGCCCCAGGCGCTCAACGAGCAGGCGGCCAGGCTCAATTCGTCGGCGGCCCCGGGACGGCCGTGGCTCGACCTCTCCCTTCAGCTCTTCTACATCAGTACGGCCCTGGTGCCGGTCGCGCTGGTCGCGCATCTGCTGCTGCGCGAGGGCAGCGGGATACGCGACATCGGCTTCGACGGCCGGCGGCCCTGGCCCGACCTGGGACGCGGCACGCTGGTGGCGGCCGGGATCGGCAGCGCCGGGCTCGCGTTCTATCTGGTGATGCAGGCGACCGGGTTCAATCTGACGGTCCAGCCGGAGTCGCTGCCGAATGTCTGGTGGAAGTTCCCGGTGCTGATTCTCTCGGCGGTGCAGAACTCCGTGCTGGAGGAGGTGATCGTCGTCGGCTATCTGCTGCGCAGGCTCGGGCAGCTGGGCTGGACGCCGATGGCGGCGCTGGTGGGCAGCTCGGTGCTGCGCGGCTCGTACCACCTCTACCAGGGCATCGGCGGCTTCATCGGCAACATGGTGATGGGCGTGGTGTTCGTGCTCCTGTACCGGCGCTGGGGGCGGGTCGGGCCGCTGGTCGTGGCGCATACGCTGCTCGACATCGGGGCGTTCGTCGGGTACGCGCTGCTGGCGGGGAAGGTGGACTGGCTGCCGACGCTGTAG
- a CDS encoding PhzF family phenazine biosynthesis protein: MRIRIVDAFTDRPFAGNPAGVLLLDSPAFPATEWLQRVAAEVNLSETAFAHPLPPGGDADWALRWLTPATEVDLCGHATLATAHVLHTTGRATGALRFATRSGILGAVAHEDGSLTLDFPTSPLTPVPVPDGLAAALGATPVSAHDTAEHLGDLVVELADEPTVRGLSPDFDALVACSRRGIIATARAEDPARGYDFVSRGFFPQVGVDEDPVTGSAHTALAPFWSARLGGATELTGLQGSARTGLVRVSLRGARTLLTGRAVTVIDGELLSAP, encoded by the coding sequence ATGCGCATCCGAATCGTCGACGCCTTCACCGACCGGCCCTTCGCGGGCAACCCCGCCGGAGTCCTGCTCCTCGACTCCCCCGCGTTCCCCGCCACCGAGTGGCTCCAGCGGGTCGCCGCCGAGGTCAACCTCTCCGAGACGGCCTTCGCCCACCCCCTGCCGCCCGGCGGCGACGCCGACTGGGCGCTGCGCTGGCTCACCCCGGCCACCGAGGTCGACCTGTGCGGCCACGCCACCCTGGCCACCGCCCATGTGCTGCACACCACCGGCCGTGCGACGGGCGCCCTGCGCTTCGCGACCCGCTCCGGGATCCTCGGCGCCGTCGCCCACGAGGACGGTTCGCTGACCCTGGACTTCCCGACCTCGCCGCTGACCCCGGTCCCGGTCCCCGACGGCCTCGCGGCGGCGCTCGGCGCCACGCCCGTATCCGCGCACGACACCGCCGAGCACCTCGGCGATCTGGTGGTCGAGCTGGCCGACGAGCCGACCGTACGCGGCCTGTCCCCCGACTTCGACGCGCTCGTCGCCTGCTCCCGGCGCGGCATCATCGCGACGGCCCGCGCCGAGGACCCGGCCCGTGGCTACGACTTCGTCTCGCGCGGCTTCTTCCCCCAGGTCGGGGTGGACGAGGACCCGGTGACCGGCAGCGCCCACACCGCGCTCGCGCCGTTCTGGTCGGCGCGGCTGGGCGGTGCCACGGAGCTGACCGGGCTTCAGGGCTCCGCCCGTACCGGACTGGTACGGGTCTCCCTGCGCGGCGCCCGGACGCTGCTCACCGGCCGGGCGGTGACGGTCATCGACGGCGAGCTGCTCAGCGCGCCGTAA